The following proteins come from a genomic window of Salminus brasiliensis chromosome 15, fSalBra1.hap2, whole genome shotgun sequence:
- the ppp3r1b gene encoding calcineurin subunit B type 1b, which translates to MGNEASYPLEMCSHFDADEIKRLGKRFKKLDLDNSGSLSVEEFMSLPELQQNPLVQRVIDIFDTDGNGEVDFKEFIEGVSQFSVKGDKEQKLRFAFRIYDMDKDGYISNGELFQVLKMMVGNNLKDTQLQQIVDKTIINADKDGDGRISFEEFCAVVGGLDIHKKMVVDV; encoded by the exons TCGATGCTGATGAGATTAAGAGACTAGGGAAGAGGTTTAAGAAACTCGACCTAGATAACTCGGGTTCTCTCAGCGTGGAGGAGTTCATGTCCTTGCCTGAGCTCCAGCAGAACCCGCTGGTCCAACGAGTCATCGACATATTTGACACGGATGGCAATGGAGAAGTGGACTTTAAAG AGTTCATTGAAGGCGTCTCTCAGTTCAGTGTCAAAGGCGACAAGGAGCAGAAATTGCGCT TCGCCTTCCGGATTTATGACATGGATAAGGACGGCTACATATCGAACGGCGAGCTCTTCCAGGTGCTGAAGATGATGGTGGGCAACAACCTGAAGGACACGCAGCTGCAGCAGATTGTCGACAAGACCATCATCAACGCCGACAAGGACGGAGACGGCAGGATATCGTTTGAGGAGTTCTGTGCG GTGGTCGGCGGTTTAGACATTCACAAAAAGATGGTCGTGGACGTGTGA